The following are encoded together in the Candidatus Margulisiibacteriota bacterium genome:
- the metW gene encoding methionine biosynthesis protein MetW, with protein MYHFQGIYHEPSHKRLDLQIIVDLIEEGSKVLDIGCGDGDLLALLKKEKKITAYGIEILDEKIGNCVSKGLTVFQGNIDEGLCDYGNGCFDYVILSQTLQVVMKTEFVINEILRVGKKAIISFPNFGFWKCRWDLLITGRSPKTKSLPFEWYDTPNTRILTIKDFRAFCEEKNIAIIKEIPLLGTKTQGKVVAMLPNWRAHYGMFIISKD; from the coding sequence ATGTATCATTTTCAAGGAATATACCACGAACCGTCACATAAGCGGCTCGATTTACAAATTATCGTTGATTTGATAGAAGAGGGCAGCAAAGTCCTTGATATCGGGTGTGGTGATGGCGATTTGCTGGCACTTTTGAAAAAAGAGAAGAAGATTACTGCATACGGGATAGAAATACTTGATGAGAAGATAGGTAATTGTGTCAGCAAAGGGCTTACCGTTTTTCAGGGGAACATTGATGAGGGACTTTGCGATTACGGGAACGGGTGCTTTGATTACGTCATATTATCCCAAACTCTTCAGGTTGTTATGAAAACCGAATTTGTTATTAACGAAATACTTCGTGTGGGAAAGAAAGCTATTATAAGCTTCCCAAATTTTGGCTTTTGGAAGTGCCGCTGGGACTTGTTGATTACAGGACGGTCGCCAAAAACGAAATCATTACCATTTGAGTGGTACGATACTCCGAATACGAGAATACTGACAATAAAAGATTTTAGAGCTTTTTGTGAAGAAAAGAATATCGCTATAATCAAAGAAATCCCTTTATTAGGAACCAAAACACAGGGGAAAGTTGTGGCGATGCTTCCTAATTGGAGGGCACATTACGGCATGTTTATAATTTCGAAGGACTAG
- a CDS encoding pantetheine-phosphate adenylyltransferase — translation MRTAIYPGSFDPITNGHLDILERATKVFDKIYVTILVNPQKKCLFSDAERQELIEKSIEPENKIIVTTFDGLLTNYAVKVEAQAIIRGLRAVSDFDYEFQMALTNRKLNDSIDTVFFMTSEKYSYLNSGLIKQLVMFGADVSQFVPDIVEMRLKEKFNR, via the coding sequence ATGAGAACCGCAATATATCCTGGGAGTTTTGATCCGATTACTAACGGGCATCTGGATATCCTGGAAAGAGCAACAAAAGTCTTTGACAAGATCTATGTTACAATACTGGTGAACCCTCAAAAGAAATGTCTTTTCAGCGATGCTGAGAGGCAGGAACTGATTGAAAAGAGTATCGAGCCTGAAAACAAGATCATTGTCACTACTTTTGACGGATTGCTTACAAATTATGCTGTTAAGGTTGAAGCTCAAGCAATTATCCGTGGTCTAAGGGCGGTATCGGATTTTGATTATGAATTTCAAATGGCGTTAACAAACCGGAAGTTAAACGATAGTATAGATACGGTTTTTTTTATGACCAGTGAAAAATATTCGTATTTGAATTCCGGACTGATTAAACAGCTCGTAATGTTTGGGGCAGATGTTTCTCAGTTTGTTCCTGATATTGTTGAAATGAGACTTAAAGAAAAATTTAATAGATAG
- the aroQ gene encoding type II 3-dehydroquinate dehydratase encodes MNLLIINGPNLNMLGKREPAIYGSDSLLEVNNKIEAVATEKGITVSFVQSNSEGVMIDSIHNAMGNYNAIILNPGAYTHYSLALSDAIASVDIPVIEVHLSNIHAREDYRKTSVTASKCIGQISGFGYYSYVLAIEALCKKLGK; translated from the coding sequence ATGAACCTATTAATTATTAATGGTCCGAATTTAAATATGTTAGGCAAACGAGAACCTGCTATTTATGGGAGCGATTCACTCCTTGAGGTTAATAATAAAATTGAAGCGGTTGCAACAGAAAAAGGGATAACGGTTAGTTTTGTCCAGTCGAACTCTGAAGGAGTAATGATTGATTCGATCCATAATGCGATGGGGAACTATAATGCGATAATTCTTAACCCCGGTGCTTATACCCATTATAGCCTTGCCTTATCAGATGCGATTGCTTCTGTCGATATTCCGGTCATCGAAGTGCATCTCTCTAATATACATGCCAGGGAAGACTATCGAAAGACGTCTGTAACAGCCTCAAAATGTATTGGACAGATTAGCGGATTTGGTTATTATAGCTATGTCTTGGCGATAGAAGCGCTTTGCAAGAAATTGGGTAAATAA
- the ispD gene encoding 2-C-methyl-D-erythritol 4-phosphate cytidylyltransferase, with translation MKNYAIIAAGGSGSRLKIEGGKQLLKLMGRPVVAHSIQYFQDSDVVDEIIIVTEKNSITAYEQLVLEYEFTKVRCITPSGATRQQSIANGLAQLMDARYVFIHDGARPLMREEYISDIIGALSIFDGAIIAVPVTDTIKKITTDGIVETTLNRSELVSVQTPQGFRFDILKKAYELEDKHLFTDDSSMVEKVGGTVKVIDGSPENIKITYPPDVLIAERLMKSRERKELS, from the coding sequence ATGAAAAACTATGCAATTATTGCCGCAGGAGGTAGTGGCAGCAGACTGAAAATCGAAGGAGGCAAGCAATTACTCAAGCTCATGGGAAGACCGGTTGTTGCTCATTCGATCCAGTATTTCCAGGATAGTGATGTTGTTGATGAAATAATTATTGTTACTGAAAAGAACTCAATTACTGCATATGAGCAACTTGTTTTAGAATATGAATTCACCAAAGTACGTTGTATTACCCCTTCCGGTGCAACCAGACAGCAATCAATCGCAAACGGCCTCGCTCAGCTTATGGACGCTAGATATGTCTTTATCCATGACGGTGCCCGGCCTTTAATGCGTGAAGAATATATTTCCGATATCATTGGTGCCCTGTCTATATTTGATGGTGCAATTATCGCTGTTCCTGTGACTGATACTATCAAAAAAATTACCACCGATGGAATTGTAGAAACTACTTTGAACCGTAGTGAGCTGGTATCGGTACAAACCCCACAGGGATTTCGTTTTGATATACTTAAAAAAGCATATGAATTGGAAGATAAGCATCTTTTTACCGATGATTCTTCGATGGTGGAAAAGGTCGGTGGAACAGTAAAAGTGATTGATGGTAGCCCTGAAAATATAAAAATTACTTATCCTCCTGATGTATTAATTGCCGAGAGGTTAATGAAATCGAGAGAACGTAAGGAGTTATCATGA
- a CDS encoding shikimate kinase, which translates to MRLSVSRSKFSGCRGICMNNIYLIGFMGVGKTSVGTLLAGRMECQLVDTDKLIEEAHQCEVSTIFSQFGEPHFRQLESAQLKELSGKQGLIVSTGGGIILSEKNVTVMRETGIVVLLTATPETIVQRLSHDTTRPLLQGDDKFQKIMSILDARKEKYLGAAHFTVATDDLKLEIIAEIIVNHIHQHKGVACG; encoded by the coding sequence ATGAGATTATCAGTATCCAGAAGCAAGTTCTCGGGTTGTAGAGGAATCTGCATGAATAATATTTACCTTATTGGGTTTATGGGGGTAGGCAAAACATCGGTCGGTACATTATTGGCAGGACGGATGGAGTGCCAATTAGTTGATACTGATAAGCTAATAGAAGAAGCGCATCAGTGTGAAGTGTCCACTATTTTTTCGCAGTTTGGGGAACCTCATTTTCGTCAGTTGGAATCAGCTCAGCTCAAGGAACTTTCCGGAAAACAGGGACTGATTGTCAGTACCGGAGGCGGAATAATCCTTAGTGAAAAGAATGTTACGGTTATGAGAGAAACAGGCATCGTTGTTTTGTTAACGGCGACACCGGAAACAATTGTTCAGCGGCTAAGTCATGACACGACAAGACCTCTTCTCCAAGGGGATGACAAATTTCAAAAAATTATGTCTATTCTTGATGCCCGTAAAGAAAAATACCTCGGTGCTGCGCATTTTACTGTCGCGACCGATGACCTAAAATTGGAAATTATCGCAGAAATAATTGTGAATCATATACATCAGCATAAAGGAGTAGCTTGTGGGTAA
- a CDS encoding homoserine O-acetyltransferase yields the protein MDQDLNTQTGKFTFAEPPSTFVLESGQIIGPITIVYETYGHLNKEKSNAVLICHALSGDAHAAGKYNEKEKKPGWWDIMIGPGKPFDTNRYYVICSNVIGGCKGSTGPITINPETGKPYGMDFPVITIQDMVKAQKALIDCLGIEVLYCIAGGSMGGMQVLKWTQLFPKRVKAAMAIATTARLSAQSIAFNEVGRQAIIGDPHWNRGDYYHKDHPHKGLSIARMLGHITYLSDASMREKFGRKLRGSDTYSYELLTEFQVESYLHHQGKSFTERFDANSYLYLTKAMDYFDLADGYASLQDALKDYKNKYLVLSYSSDWLFPTYQAKELVSALRGNNIDVSFCEIQSAYGHDSFLIENPLQDKLIRGFLENIE from the coding sequence ATGGATCAGGACTTGAATACCCAGACTGGAAAATTTACCTTTGCTGAGCCGCCAAGTACGTTTGTATTGGAGAGCGGACAGATAATCGGCCCGATTACGATTGTTTATGAAACTTATGGTCATCTTAATAAAGAGAAAAGTAATGCGGTACTGATCTGTCATGCTTTAAGCGGAGATGCTCATGCGGCAGGGAAGTATAACGAGAAAGAGAAAAAACCAGGCTGGTGGGATATTATGATAGGTCCGGGTAAGCCGTTTGATACGAATAGATATTATGTCATTTGCTCGAATGTTATCGGCGGTTGTAAGGGAAGTACCGGTCCTATTACGATTAATCCCGAAACTGGAAAACCCTACGGAATGGATTTCCCGGTAATAACAATTCAAGATATGGTGAAAGCTCAGAAGGCGCTTATCGATTGTCTCGGTATAGAGGTCCTTTACTGTATAGCTGGCGGATCGATGGGCGGCATGCAAGTTCTTAAGTGGACACAATTATTTCCTAAACGGGTAAAGGCTGCAATGGCCATCGCTACAACGGCGCGGTTGTCTGCCCAAAGTATTGCCTTTAATGAAGTCGGAAGACAGGCGATAATCGGAGATCCTCATTGGAATAGAGGGGATTATTATCATAAAGATCATCCGCACAAGGGGTTATCAATTGCCAGGATGCTTGGACATATAACCTATTTGTCCGATGCGTCTATGCGCGAGAAATTCGGGAGAAAATTGCGTGGCAGTGATACTTATAGCTATGAACTGTTAACAGAATTTCAGGTGGAAAGTTATCTGCATCACCAGGGAAAGAGTTTTACTGAGAGATTTGATGCGAATTCTTATCTCTATTTAACAAAGGCCATGGATTATTTTGATTTGGCGGATGGGTATGCTAGTCTTCAGGATGCCTTAAAAGATTATAAGAACAAATACCTGGTTTTGTCATATTCTTCTGACTGGCTTTTTCCTACCTATCAGGCGAAGGAACTGGTAAGCGCGTTACGGGGAAATAATATCGATGTGTCTTTTTGTGAAATACAATCAGCTTACGGCCACGATTCTTTTTTAATTGAAAATCCGTTGCAGGATAAGTTGATTCGGGGTTTTCTGGAAAATATTGAGTAA
- a CDS encoding 3-dehydroquinate synthase has translation METIHVNVKNAPYDIYVGGGMLSKTNYLWKKLKLSSQVLIVSDPVVFELYGKKLIDNFSFLGIEPFVHCVAQGEASKNPDEIFKIYDILVANKYSRDCVIVAFGGGVIGDLTGFAAATYMRGVNLIQIPTTLLAQVDSSIGGKTAINHKYGKNLIGSFYQPKAVIIDVDVLATLPERELRTGLAEVIKYGVIEDQSFFDYLSRNKDKLGVYQPENKTIWIKIILTSCKAKAKIVTIDEREQGLRAILNYGHTIGHAIETITDYKKYNHGEAVAIGMVGAAIIAKNRGLVDPDVVMRISNLAKYLGLPVEVKGYDASEIINILKLDKKVKEGKVHFILPKRIGLVEDFADITNNEIMKALKELEGTK, from the coding sequence ATTGAGACAATCCATGTCAACGTAAAGAATGCACCTTACGATATTTATGTCGGCGGCGGAATGCTTTCAAAAACTAATTATTTATGGAAAAAGTTAAAGTTATCTTCTCAGGTTCTTATAGTGTCTGACCCGGTGGTTTTTGAACTATATGGAAAGAAATTGATAGATAATTTCAGTTTTCTTGGGATTGAACCGTTTGTTCATTGTGTTGCGCAGGGTGAAGCTTCCAAGAACCCGGATGAGATTTTTAAAATATACGATATACTTGTAGCAAATAAATATAGCAGAGATTGCGTTATTGTTGCTTTTGGCGGAGGTGTCATCGGTGACCTTACCGGTTTTGCTGCAGCTACCTATATGCGAGGCGTTAACCTGATACAGATTCCAACAACGCTTCTTGCCCAGGTTGACAGCAGTATCGGTGGTAAAACTGCTATTAATCATAAATACGGGAAAAATCTGATTGGATCGTTTTATCAACCTAAGGCGGTTATAATCGACGTTGATGTTTTAGCTACATTGCCGGAGAGAGAGCTGAGGACCGGACTTGCCGAAGTAATTAAATACGGCGTCATTGAAGATCAGAGCTTTTTTGACTATCTGTCGAGAAATAAGGATAAGCTCGGAGTATATCAGCCGGAGAATAAAACTATCTGGATCAAGATAATTCTGACATCTTGTAAGGCAAAAGCTAAAATTGTCACAATTGATGAACGGGAACAAGGGCTTAGAGCAATTTTGAATTATGGGCACACGATTGGGCATGCTATTGAGACAATAACTGATTACAAGAAGTATAATCACGGTGAGGCAGTTGCGATTGGCATGGTCGGAGCTGCGATAATTGCCAAAAACAGGGGACTTGTTGATCCTGATGTTGTTATGAGAATTAGTAATCTTGCCAAATATCTGGGATTGCCTGTTGAAGTCAAAGGATATGATGCTAGTGAGATAATAAATATATTGAAATTAGATAAAAAAGTTAAAGAAGGCAAGGTGCATTTTATTCTGCCCAAGAGAATCGGGCTGGTTGAAGATTTTGCTGATATTACAAATAATGAGATAATGAAAGCATTAAAGGAATTAGAGGGAACGAAATGA
- a CDS encoding ribonuclease PH, whose product MRLDGRSADHLRQIKFVRKYNKYAEGSVYVESGETKIICTATIEESVPFFLKNSGKGWITAEYGMLPRSTVDRMKREASSGKQGGRTVEIQRLIGRSLRSIIDLEKLGERTIKIDCDVIQADGGTRTNAISGSFVALHDAISWLLERKKLTVSPLKEFCAAISVGIVKGENLLDLIYEEDSKAEVDMNVVMTESGKFIEIQGTAEGDPFSYDQMTGLVALAKKGIDEIISIQKQVLGL is encoded by the coding sequence ATGAGACTTGATGGCAGAAGCGCAGATCATTTAAGGCAAATAAAGTTTGTGAGAAAGTATAATAAATATGCGGAAGGGTCCGTATACGTGGAATCCGGTGAAACCAAAATTATCTGTACTGCTACAATTGAGGAAAGCGTTCCTTTTTTTCTGAAGAATTCGGGAAAAGGTTGGATTACTGCAGAGTATGGCATGTTACCGCGATCAACTGTAGATAGAATGAAGCGCGAAGCTAGCAGTGGTAAGCAGGGTGGGCGTACTGTAGAGATTCAGAGACTTATTGGGAGAAGCCTTCGTTCTATTATCGATTTGGAAAAATTGGGAGAACGAACGATTAAAATTGATTGTGATGTAATTCAAGCTGATGGAGGAACAAGAACGAATGCTATTTCCGGTTCTTTTGTTGCTCTCCATGATGCAATATCCTGGCTGCTTGAGCGTAAAAAATTAACCGTCAGTCCTCTTAAAGAATTCTGCGCAGCTATAAGTGTTGGTATTGTTAAAGGAGAGAATTTACTTGATCTCATTTATGAAGAAGATAGCAAGGCTGAAGTTGATATGAATGTCGTTATGACAGAGTCCGGGAAGTTTATCGAGATACAGGGCACTGCAGAGGGCGATCCTTTTTCTTATGACCAAATGACAGGGCTTGTTGCTCTTGCTAAAAAAGGTATCGATGAGATTATCAGTATCCAGAAGCAAGTTCTCGGGTTGTAG
- the rsmD gene encoding 16S rRNA (guanine(966)-N(2))-methyltransferase RsmD, translating to MKIVAGKYKGRTLFFKKTKEVRPMTEKVRSAIYDILQDWIVDKKMLDLFCGSGSVGIEAISRSAAHVDFIDMDTRIVIENVENLGIGESVSIYRKDVFSALQIIKKKSKRYDFIFIGAPYTFEKIPEILKNVDDFGILNHKGLMILEHVKGLDLHYTFKSLFHVKTYTYGQTILELFESNV from the coding sequence ATGAAAATAGTTGCCGGTAAATATAAGGGCAGGACCCTGTTTTTTAAAAAGACCAAAGAAGTAAGACCTATGACTGAGAAGGTAAGGTCTGCCATTTACGATATTCTTCAAGACTGGATCGTTGATAAAAAAATGCTCGATCTGTTTTGCGGCAGTGGCTCTGTCGGGATCGAGGCAATAAGCAGAAGTGCTGCCCACGTCGATTTTATTGACATGGACACGCGAATTGTCATTGAGAATGTCGAGAACCTGGGAATTGGCGAATCCGTGAGTATATATAGGAAAGATGTTTTCAGCGCTTTGCAGATAATAAAGAAGAAAAGTAAGCGCTATGATTTTATTTTTATTGGTGCCCCGTATACTTTCGAAAAAATTCCGGAAATATTGAAAAATGTAGATGATTTTGGTATATTAAACCATAAAGGATTGATGATTTTAGAACATGTAAAAGGGCTTGATCTGCATTATACTTTTAAATCCTTGTTTCATGTGAAAACCTATACTTATGGACAGACAATTCTAGAACTATTTGAAAGTAACGTATGA
- a CDS encoding restriction endonuclease subunit R, with amino-acid sequence MTNRILFQFDDKLDYQLKAVNSIVELFRGLPKIPTTSIYKNIRKKYKWTAGDPVRNLDITEGSKLLENLRSVQLTNNLFADSEIQNNNFTIEMETGTGKTYVYLRTILELNREYGFNKFIIVVPSIPIRMGVEKTIDMLKEHFKALYDIDLKKHSFVYDSNNPQKVSTGFVETKELSICVMNIHAFNKDTNKIRQEDEYGQVLWEDIKYVRPIIIIDEPQKIEGTAKKKSASLQAIEVINPLFTLRYSATHKQLFNQVYKLDSFDAFQMDLVKKIEVKTVHGIIPKDSPYIRYVSFTKELKARIEIFCQEQGSSIKFKTFDVRGGTPLFELSGKLVQYRDIRIQEDPHKLKPLKIAYKDDIKEIALGQSTNEFTHNEAVKIQIQLAIINHLDKQFKILAKGERIKVLSLFFIDEVAKVRDNTQPDGRGEYFRIFDEEYKKFISDPKYKKEFEKYSDLFKSYTDIQNVREGYFAIDKNKTAVDIEGWDSSIDDNKVKAKSQEDIDRGIDLILKKKDELISFDEPLAFIFSHSALREGWDNPNVFTLCTLKSGGSEIAKKQEIGRGLRLPVDVTGNRCTDSEVNELTVIANDYYEQFADNLQRDFNDSMNFNKDEVTADIIISTLKSAGIPKIKITPALVDAFKNELFYGGVVSTSNTLTNAAESIKYLNFKDETLQEHSEMIKENFIKYMVQKGTHKITIKNGDNDPITNSVHNYVAEEDFVKLFKSLSEKLCKRSIYKFDLNKDKFIEECSNELNEYLKFMRVKNEYEIESGKAGFDETQKFKMADAAIKVIDNISEDFIEQKSDLEIVNYIMHHTMLPRFAILKIIWRLEKRELLNNQDILDAITGEILNKLNNAKAQNLYAYEVIEGYELETGKIFEADTIDEELFNREKAVYITNAANRRAINKYYRMDSEGEYSFAEKLEQNKNVLLFTKLKKGGFVIDTPYGNYSPDWAIVYKKDNGNIKLYLIVETKFAKQIENLTSVEKLKIKCGKRHFEAVTKEAQFDWVNSYDDFRRKFGVVDTL; translated from the coding sequence ATGACAAACCGTATATTATTTCAATTTGATGACAAATTAGATTACCAGCTAAAAGCTGTTAATTCTATTGTCGAGCTTTTTCGCGGATTGCCTAAAATACCAACTACAAGCATATATAAGAATATTCGTAAAAAATACAAATGGACTGCTGGTGACCCTGTTCGCAACCTGGATATAACAGAAGGCAGTAAACTACTGGAAAACTTGCGGTCAGTACAGCTAACAAATAATCTATTTGCAGATAGTGAAATACAAAACAATAATTTCACCATTGAAATGGAAACTGGAACAGGAAAAACTTATGTTTACCTGCGAACAATACTTGAGCTAAATCGTGAATATGGCTTTAATAAATTCATCATAGTAGTCCCTTCTATCCCAATCCGTATGGGTGTTGAAAAAACAATTGATATGTTAAAGGAACACTTTAAAGCTCTATATGATATTGACCTTAAAAAACACAGTTTTGTTTATGATAGCAATAACCCTCAAAAAGTAAGCACCGGTTTTGTAGAAACCAAAGAACTTAGTATTTGCGTAATGAATATCCATGCGTTTAATAAAGATACCAACAAAATCAGACAAGAGGATGAATATGGTCAGGTTTTGTGGGAAGACATCAAATATGTCCGCCCTATAATAATCATAGATGAACCTCAAAAAATAGAAGGCACCGCCAAGAAAAAGTCCGCTTCCTTGCAGGCAATTGAAGTAATTAACCCATTATTTACTCTGCGTTATTCCGCTACTCATAAACAGCTATTTAATCAAGTATACAAGCTGGATTCTTTTGATGCATTTCAAATGGACTTAGTTAAAAAAATAGAAGTAAAAACCGTACATGGAATCATTCCTAAAGATAGTCCTTATATCAGGTATGTAAGTTTCACAAAGGAACTAAAAGCCCGCATTGAAATATTTTGTCAGGAGCAAGGTAGTAGCATCAAATTTAAAACATTTGACGTTCGTGGTGGTACACCGCTATTTGAATTGTCTGGTAAACTTGTTCAATACAGGGATATAAGAATACAGGAAGACCCGCACAAACTTAAACCTTTAAAAATTGCTTACAAGGATGACATAAAAGAAATTGCTCTGGGTCAAAGCACTAATGAATTCACACATAATGAAGCTGTCAAAATTCAAATACAACTGGCTATTATTAATCACTTAGACAAACAATTCAAAATATTGGCAAAAGGGGAAAGAATAAAGGTATTGTCTCTATTCTTTATTGATGAAGTTGCTAAAGTAAGAGATAACACACAACCAGATGGACGAGGAGAATATTTTAGAATATTTGATGAAGAATATAAAAAGTTTATTTCTGACCCCAAGTATAAAAAAGAATTTGAAAAGTATTCTGATTTGTTTAAAAGCTATACCGACATCCAAAATGTAAGAGAAGGCTATTTTGCCATAGATAAAAACAAGACTGCGGTAGATATAGAGGGCTGGGACAGTTCAATTGATGACAACAAAGTAAAAGCCAAATCGCAAGAAGATATAGACAGGGGGATAGACCTGATATTGAAAAAGAAAGATGAATTAATCTCTTTTGATGAACCTCTTGCTTTTATTTTTTCACACTCTGCATTACGTGAAGGCTGGGATAATCCTAATGTTTTTACACTATGTACTTTAAAAAGCGGCGGGTCTGAAATTGCTAAAAAACAGGAAATTGGCAGAGGGTTAAGATTGCCTGTTGATGTTACAGGGAACCGCTGTACTGATAGCGAAGTTAATGAGCTTACTGTTATTGCTAACGATTACTATGAGCAATTTGCGGACAATCTACAAAGGGATTTTAATGACAGTATGAATTTTAATAAGGATGAAGTTACCGCAGATATAATTATTTCAACTTTAAAAAGTGCTGGTATACCAAAGATTAAAATTACTCCGGCATTGGTTGATGCATTCAAAAATGAACTGTTTTATGGAGGTGTTGTTTCTACAAGCAATACCCTAACCAATGCCGCTGAAAGTATAAAATATTTGAATTTTAAAGACGAGACACTGCAAGAACACAGTGAAATGATAAAAGAAAATTTCATTAAATATATGGTTCAAAAAGGGACTCACAAAATCACTATAAAAAATGGTGATAATGACCCAATTACTAATTCCGTACATAATTACGTTGCAGAGGAAGATTTTGTTAAACTCTTTAAAAGTTTGTCTGAAAAACTTTGCAAACGGTCTATCTATAAATTTGATTTAAACAAAGATAAGTTTATTGAAGAATGCAGTAATGAGCTAAATGAATATTTAAAATTTATGCGTGTAAAAAATGAATATGAAATTGAATCAGGAAAAGCTGGTTTTGATGAAACCCAAAAATTTAAAATGGCAGATGCTGCTATTAAAGTCATTGACAATATTTCAGAGGATTTTATTGAACAGAAAAGTGATTTGGAAATTGTTAACTATATAATGCATCATACTATGCTGCCACGTTTTGCTATCCTTAAAATTATATGGAGGCTTGAAAAAAGAGAGCTGCTAAATAATCAGGATATACTAGATGCTATTACAGGGGAAATATTAAATAAACTAAACAACGCGAAAGCCCAAAACCTTTATGCCTATGAAGTAATTGAAGGGTATGAACTTGAAACCGGGAAAATATTTGAAGCAGATACGATTGATGAAGAACTATTTAACCGCGAAAAGGCAGTATACATAACAAATGCTGCTAATCGCAGAGCTATTAATAAATATTACCGTATGGATAGTGAAGGTGAATACTCCTTTGCTGAAAAGCTGGAACAGAACAAAAATGTCCTATTATTTACCAAACTTAAAAAGGGCGGTTTTGTAATAGATACTCCTTATGGCAATTACTCCCCAGACTGGGCAATTGTTTATAAAAAAGATAATGGCAATATTAAACTCTATCTCATAGTTGAAACAAAATTTGCAAAACAGATAGAAAACCTGACCTCAGTTGAAAAATTGAAAATTAAGTGTGGGAAAAGACACTTTGAAGCAGTAACAAAAGAGGCTCAATTTGATTGGGTCAACAGCTATGACGATTTCAGGCGGAAATTTGGGGTTGTTGATACGTTATAA
- a CDS encoding 2-C-methyl-D-erythritol 2,4-cyclodiphosphate synthase, with protein sequence MRVGIGYDVHQLVENRKLILGGVDVPYEKGLLGHSDADVLVHAIIDALLGGAGLGVIGQHFPDTDNQYKNIDSMVLLRRTNELLAEKGFEINNIDATIIAQKPKLLPYFDAMTDNLADVLKIDRKLINIKATTTEYLGFEGRGEGIKAVAVCTVL encoded by the coding sequence ATGAGGGTAGGTATCGGGTACGATGTACATCAACTGGTGGAAAACCGGAAATTAATATTAGGCGGCGTGGATGTCCCCTATGAAAAGGGATTGCTTGGGCACTCCGATGCAGATGTGCTGGTTCATGCTATTATCGACGCATTATTAGGCGGCGCAGGACTAGGTGTCATCGGACAGCATTTCCCGGATACGGATAACCAGTACAAGAATATCGATAGTATGGTTTTACTTCGCAGAACAAATGAGCTGTTGGCAGAAAAAGGATTTGAGATTAATAATATCGATGCTACCATAATAGCTCAGAAGCCCAAATTGTTGCCATATTTTGACGCCATGACCGACAATCTGGCAGATGTGCTGAAAATAGACCGCAAGCTTATTAACATCAAGGCTACTACAACTGAATATTTAGGGTTCGAGGGCAGGGGAGAGGGTATCAAAGCTGTCGCTGTTTGTACGGTACTATGA